One stretch of Scatophagus argus isolate fScaArg1 chromosome 18, fScaArg1.pri, whole genome shotgun sequence DNA includes these proteins:
- the LOC124049265 gene encoding protein shisa-2 yields the protein MWGGGFQMYVTVIVTLFLVIIDVKASGEFCHGWHDSQGVWKEGFQCPEKIDGQDAIICCGKCELRYCCSSTDARLDQGSCDNDRQAQEPGAENKENKDSGAVPIYVPFLIVGSVFVAFILVGSVVAVCCCRCLRPKQELSSGGATGGGASGGRLLETIPMMASAGTSRGSSSRQSSTATSSSSSAPPAAPRPAPPALMRAQASCCLPPDASVFVNMPTNFSVLNCQQATQIMPHQGQFLHPQYIGYAHPVSPTPAFLDPTQGGYRPLQSPCPPPTSGSSITSDQKYPPVTV from the exons ATGTGGGGAGGAGGTTTCCAGATGTATGTCACCGTGATTGTGACCCTGTTCCTGGTCATTATCGACGTTAAAGCCAGTGGGGAGTTTTGCCACGGCTGGCACGACTCCCAAGGTGTTTGGAAAGAAGGGTTCCAGTGTCCGGAGAAGATCGACGGGCAGGACGCGATCATCTGCTGCGGGAAATGCGAGCTCCGCTACTGCTGCTCCAGCACGGACGCACGGCTGGATCAGGGGAGCTGCGATAACGACCGGCAGGCTCAGGAGCCCGGGGCAGAGAACAAGGAGAACAAGGACTCCGGTGCAG tgcCCATCTATGTGCCGTTCCTGATCGTGGGATCCGTGTTCGTAGCTTTCATCCTGGTGGGTTCTGTGgttgctgtgtgctgctgccgctgcctCCGGCCCAAGCAGGAACTGTCATCAGGCGGTGCGACAGGAGGCGGAGCGAGCGGTGGTCGCCTATTGGAAACCATCCCTATGATGGCCAGTGCAGGGACCTCCAGAGGTTCATCGTCCCGCCAGTCCAGCACAGCCACTTCATCTAGCTCCTCTGCCCCGCCTGCCGCACCCCGTCCCGCCCCCCCTGCCCTCATGCGAGCTCAGGCCTCCTGCTGCCTGCCCCCTGATGCCAGCGTCTTCGTCAACATGCCCACTAACTTCTCCGTACTCAACTGCCAGCAGGCCACGCAAATCATGCCTCACCAGGGACAGTTTCTGCACCCGCAGTACATCGGCTATGCCCACCCTGTGTCCCCTACCCCAGCCTTCCTGGACCCCACTCAGGGAGGGTACAGACCCCTCCAGTCCCCCTGCCCTCCTCCCACCAGTGGGTCCAGCATCACCAGTGACCAGAAATATCCTCCAGTGACTGTGTGA